In Alteromonas sp. V450, the following proteins share a genomic window:
- a CDS encoding DUF3149 domain-containing protein, with protein MLWSMIKDPVVWGSLLGIGIIIAMMVYYTYLFMHNSADDTK; from the coding sequence ATGTTGTGGTCAATGATAAAAGACCCCGTCGTTTGGGGATCACTATTAGGTATCGGCATTATCATCGCAATGATGGTGTATTACACTTATTTGTTTATGCACAATAGTGCGGACGATACAAAGTAG
- the smrB gene encoding endonuclease SmrB: MKTFKKELKALKKQLSEPNRHTNKAIKEGARNGNTSTDTEEDTFSFADAMQGVTLLSQDKVEPDKKVELFKKSQQGKGKHLKHSKQLAASFDFSDMYQAALPQEGPMRFCQEGESTHILKQLRRGDYSPEMTLDLHGLTREMAKAELAALIHTARKDLIDCVCVMHGFGQGVLKAALPHYLVQHPHVRAFHQAPLEYGGQAALLVLVDVPLQNNKR, encoded by the coding sequence ATGAAAACCTTTAAAAAAGAACTCAAAGCATTAAAGAAGCAACTTTCTGAACCCAATCGTCATACAAACAAGGCGATAAAGGAAGGTGCGCGCAATGGAAACACGTCTACGGATACTGAGGAAGACACCTTTTCATTTGCCGATGCAATGCAGGGAGTGACGCTCTTATCACAAGATAAAGTTGAGCCCGATAAGAAAGTTGAATTATTTAAAAAGTCGCAGCAGGGTAAAGGTAAACACTTAAAACACAGCAAGCAATTAGCGGCAAGCTTCGACTTTTCTGATATGTATCAGGCAGCGCTGCCGCAAGAAGGCCCCATGCGCTTTTGCCAGGAAGGTGAGTCGACGCATATATTGAAACAGTTGCGCCGCGGCGACTATTCGCCAGAAATGACGTTAGATTTACACGGCCTCACTCGCGAGATGGCAAAAGCCGAGCTTGCCGCACTTATTCACACGGCAAGAAAAGACCTGATTGACTGCGTTTGTGTGATGCACGGCTTTGGTCAGGGCGTTTTAAAAGCCGCCCTGCCCCACTACTTAGTTCAGCACCCACATGTACGTGCGTTTCATCAAGCGCCCCTTGAATACGGTGGCCAAGCAGCGCTATTAGTGCTTGTTGACGTTCCGCTTCAAAATAATAAGCGCTGA
- the prmB gene encoding 50S ribosomal protein L3 N(5)-glutamine methyltransferase, whose product MTDKFYLEEAIEDLHTLLDMTRWATSRFNDAALYFGHGTDNAWDEATSLVMQALHLPHPILEQVGDSVMASRLTKSEREKIAELVLKRVQTRMPLPYITNEAWFCGMPFYVDERVLIPRSPFAELIQNEFAPFVESSPNTILDMCTGGACIAIALAHAYPEAQVDAVDISTDALEVADINIQEHGLSHRVYPIQSDLFSSLEGQKYDLIVSNPPYVDAEDMADLPEEYHHEPELALAAGEDGLELVDIMLKEAPTYLNDGGWLFVEVGNSEVHMSERFPGLEVIWLEFENGGSGIFAVQKDTLVQYFSSKD is encoded by the coding sequence ATGACCGATAAGTTTTACCTTGAAGAAGCCATTGAAGATCTGCATACCCTGTTAGATATGACACGATGGGCAACCAGCCGTTTTAACGATGCGGCTTTGTATTTTGGTCATGGCACTGACAACGCGTGGGACGAAGCGACAAGCCTAGTTATGCAAGCCTTACATTTGCCTCACCCTATACTAGAGCAAGTGGGCGATAGTGTAATGGCGTCGCGCTTAACGAAAAGCGAGCGAGAGAAGATTGCAGAGCTTGTTTTGAAACGCGTGCAGACGCGCATGCCATTGCCTTACATCACTAATGAAGCATGGTTCTGCGGTATGCCGTTTTACGTAGACGAGCGCGTGCTTATTCCTCGTTCACCGTTTGCTGAACTCATTCAAAACGAATTTGCGCCTTTTGTAGAATCATCGCCAAACACTATTCTCGACATGTGCACAGGCGGTGCGTGTATCGCTATTGCACTTGCTCATGCGTATCCTGAAGCACAGGTGGACGCGGTAGATATTAGCACAGATGCCTTGGAAGTGGCTGACATTAATATTCAGGAGCATGGTCTAAGCCACCGTGTGTATCCAATCCAGTCAGATCTGTTTTCTAGCCTAGAAGGGCAGAAGTACGACCTGATAGTGTCTAATCCGCCTTATGTTGACGCGGAAGACATGGCTGACCTGCCAGAAGAATATCACCACGAGCCTGAGCTTGCCCTTGCAGCAGGTGAAGATGGTTTGGAACTGGTTGATATCATGCTTAAAGAGGCGCCAACTTACCTTAATGATGGCGGTTGGTTATTCGTAGAAGTAGGGAATAGTGAAGTGCATATGAGCGAAAGGTTCCCTGGCTTAGAAGTCATTTGGCTTGAGTTTGAAAATGGCGGCTCAGGTATTTTCGCCGTTCAAAAAGACACATTAGTACAGTATTTTAGTAGTAAGGATTAA
- the aroC gene encoding chorismate synthase: MSGNSFGKLFTVTTFGESHGIAIGGVVDGCPPGLEITEEDLQVDLDRRKPGTSRYTTARREDDEVQILSGVFEGKTTGTSIGLLIKNKDQRSQDYGNIKDRFRPGHADYTYDQKYGSRDYRGGGRSSARETAIRVAAGGIAKKYLKEVHGIEVLGYLSQLGPVTVDKVDHSVTNTNPFFCPDESKLDALDEYMRDLKKSGDSIGAKVSVVAKNVPVGLGEPVFDRLDAEIAHAMMGINAVKGVEIGDGFDVINQKGSEHRDTLTPDGFTSNHAGGVLGGISTGQDIEVHMALKPTSSISVPGKTINKDNKEIDIVTKGRHDPCVGIRAVPIAEAMLALVLMDHLLRHRAQNAGVVSTTKPIAGQA; encoded by the coding sequence ATGTCAGGTAACAGCTTCGGAAAACTTTTCACTGTAACCACGTTTGGTGAAAGCCACGGCATTGCAATTGGCGGTGTGGTAGACGGTTGCCCTCCAGGACTTGAGATCACAGAAGAAGATCTTCAGGTTGATTTAGACAGACGCAAACCAGGCACTTCGCGCTATACCACAGCGCGAAGAGAGGACGATGAAGTACAGATTTTATCTGGCGTATTTGAAGGCAAAACAACCGGCACTAGCATTGGTTTATTGATTAAAAATAAAGATCAGCGAAGCCAAGATTACGGCAATATCAAGGACCGCTTTCGTCCAGGCCACGCTGACTATACCTACGATCAAAAGTACGGTAGCCGTGATTACCGCGGTGGTGGGCGTTCATCAGCCCGTGAAACGGCTATTCGTGTAGCTGCAGGTGGTATTGCGAAAAAGTACCTCAAAGAAGTGCACGGCATTGAAGTGTTAGGCTATTTGTCTCAGCTTGGCCCGGTAACGGTAGATAAAGTTGACCATAGTGTAACTAACACTAACCCGTTCTTCTGCCCAGATGAGTCTAAGTTAGATGCGCTAGACGAGTACATGCGTGACCTTAAAAAATCTGGTGACAGCATTGGCGCAAAAGTATCGGTGGTAGCGAAGAACGTGCCCGTAGGCCTTGGTGAGCCGGTTTTTGATAGGCTAGATGCTGAAATTGCCCACGCCATGATGGGTATTAATGCTGTAAAGGGCGTAGAAATTGGTGACGGTTTTGATGTAATCAACCAAAAAGGCAGTGAGCACCGCGATACATTGACTCCTGACGGCTTCACCTCTAATCATGCAGGTGGCGTGCTAGGCGGTATTTCTACCGGACAGGATATTGAAGTGCACATGGCGCTTAAGCCGACCTCGAGTATTTCGGTGCCGGGTAAAACTATCAATAAAGACAATAAAGAAATTGATATCGTCACCAAAGGTCGCCACGACCCGTGTGTGGGTATTCGTGCTGTTCCAATTGCCGAAGCCATGCTGGCGCTGGTATTGATGGATCATCTGCTGCGTCACCGCGCGCAAAATGCCGGTGTGGTATCGACCACCAAACCTATTGCGGGTCAGGCATAG
- a CDS encoding MFS transporter, whose product MSPNGLNDAKSTSASPASGKTGLFILAITYWLYFGQLGVLVPYLGIFLDGRGFSSAEIGELFAVITLARILGPGLWAGVADKTGNAIGVMRLGCLLTVLTFSSVFYFTSFWGLTLAFGLMMMFWTAVLPQLEVITMNTVAKTKATYGQVRLWGSVGFICLTVGVGKALDIFSTDTPVHASIGVLALLFISTLFIRAPKEAAPESSTAGSIWKYAKQKPFAIFIFASACLQISFGAYYGFFALYMRDLDYSGQQTGIFIALGVLAEVGIFLIARRLISQFGVWNLLFVSIALTGLRWYVMAAFADTFMVIVLSQLIHALSFGLTHAVSVHFIHQFLPKAYQSRGQAVYISIAFGLGGAFGNYMAGQQWQQGTNAYETFVTAAVFAAIGALSLLLCSRKEMESAKAA is encoded by the coding sequence TTGTCACCAAATGGCCTAAACGACGCCAAAAGCACTTCGGCGAGTCCGGCAAGCGGCAAAACCGGTCTTTTTATTCTTGCTATTACCTACTGGCTTTACTTCGGCCAGCTTGGCGTACTTGTGCCTTATTTAGGTATTTTTCTTGATGGACGGGGGTTTTCCTCTGCCGAGATTGGTGAACTCTTTGCGGTTATAACGCTAGCGCGTATTTTAGGCCCTGGCCTGTGGGCTGGCGTGGCCGATAAAACCGGTAATGCCATCGGCGTAATGCGTTTGGGCTGCTTACTTACCGTACTGACTTTTAGTTCGGTATTTTACTTCACCAGTTTTTGGGGGCTTACGCTGGCTTTCGGATTAATGATGATGTTCTGGACTGCGGTGTTGCCTCAGCTTGAAGTTATCACCATGAATACAGTGGCGAAAACCAAGGCCACCTATGGGCAGGTAAGGCTATGGGGGAGCGTTGGCTTTATTTGTTTGACGGTAGGTGTGGGTAAAGCCCTAGATATTTTTTCTACCGATACGCCAGTGCACGCCAGTATTGGCGTACTCGCGTTACTGTTCATCAGTACCTTGTTCATACGTGCACCCAAAGAAGCTGCACCTGAATCGTCTACCGCGGGCAGTATTTGGAAATACGCCAAACAAAAACCTTTTGCCATCTTTATATTCGCTTCAGCGTGTTTGCAAATTAGCTTTGGTGCGTATTACGGATTTTTCGCCCTTTACATGCGCGACCTTGACTACAGCGGCCAACAAACCGGCATCTTTATCGCGCTTGGGGTACTTGCCGAGGTGGGGATATTTCTTATTGCCCGCAGGCTTATTAGTCAGTTTGGCGTATGGAATTTATTGTTCGTGAGCATCGCGCTGACAGGGCTTCGCTGGTATGTCATGGCGGCGTTTGCTGATACCTTTATGGTGATTGTGCTAAGTCAGCTTATTCATGCGTTAAGCTTTGGTTTAACCCATGCAGTATCGGTGCATTTTATCCACCAGTTCCTGCCGAAGGCGTATCAAAGCCGAGGGCAAGCGGTGTACATCAGTATAGCGTTTGGACTGGGCGGCGCATTTGGCAACTACATGGCAGGGCAGCAGTGGCAGCAAGGCACTAACGCCTATGAGACGTTCGTTACTGCAGCCGTTTTTGCAGCAATAGGTGCACTGTCATTGTTATTGTGTTCTAGAAAAGAAATGGAAAGTGCAAAGGCGGCTTAA
- a CDS encoding SpoVR family protein, producing the protein MTTDAMAKEKSKPETSKRHLLSDGPDWTFPLIEEYEQHIDRIAKKFKLDTYPNQIEVITAEQMMDAYASIGMPLNYTHWSFGKKFIQTEQQYRRGQMGLAYEIVINSDPCIAYLMEENTITMQALVMAHACYGHNSFFKGNYLFKTWTDASSIIDYLVFAKNYIAKCEQKYGYDEVENMLDSCHALMNYGVDRYKRPQKISLQEEKNRQEEREAYLQSQVNELWRTLPDSPHSKHKEKIRFPQEPQENLLYFIEKNAPLLEPWQREIVRIVRKVSQYFYPQKQTQVMNEGWACFWHYHILNEMYDEGLVSDRFMMEFLHSHSSVVMQPEYNSPYYSGINPYALGFSMFMDIKRVCQSPTEEDYKYLPSIAGKDWLETVHFAMENFKDESFISQFLSPKVIRDFKLFALEDDTTKPFIAVSAIHDEMGYQIIKEKLSAQYNLSNLEPNIQVHNVDVRGDRSLTLRYIPQRGIPLGDSKDEVMRHLHRLWKFDVRLEQDNGDDGIDVISECKRAPQA; encoded by the coding sequence ATGACAACCGACGCTATGGCAAAAGAAAAAAGCAAGCCTGAAACATCAAAACGCCACTTATTAAGCGATGGGCCCGACTGGACGTTTCCACTTATAGAAGAGTATGAGCAACATATCGATCGCATCGCCAAAAAATTTAAGTTAGACACTTATCCCAATCAAATTGAGGTGATCACCGCAGAGCAGATGATGGATGCTTACGCCAGCATCGGCATGCCGCTTAACTACACGCACTGGAGCTTTGGCAAGAAGTTTATTCAAACTGAGCAACAATACCGCCGTGGACAAATGGGGCTGGCTTACGAAATCGTCATTAACTCTGACCCCTGCATTGCATATTTAATGGAAGAGAACACCATTACTATGCAGGCGCTGGTGATGGCTCATGCGTGCTATGGCCACAATTCGTTTTTCAAAGGCAACTACTTATTTAAAACCTGGACTGATGCTAGCTCTATAATCGATTATCTTGTCTTTGCTAAAAACTACATTGCTAAATGTGAACAGAAGTACGGCTATGACGAGGTCGAAAATATGCTCGACTCGTGTCACGCGCTAATGAATTACGGCGTTGACCGATACAAACGCCCGCAGAAAATTTCGTTACAAGAAGAGAAAAACAGACAAGAAGAGCGCGAGGCCTACCTGCAATCGCAAGTGAATGAGCTTTGGCGTACCTTGCCCGATAGCCCGCATAGCAAACACAAAGAAAAAATTCGCTTTCCACAAGAACCGCAAGAAAACCTGCTTTATTTTATTGAGAAAAACGCACCTTTACTGGAACCTTGGCAACGTGAAATTGTGCGTATTGTACGGAAAGTTTCACAGTATTTTTATCCGCAAAAACAAACCCAAGTGATGAACGAAGGATGGGCCTGTTTTTGGCATTACCATATTCTCAATGAGATGTATGACGAGGGTTTGGTCAGCGACCGCTTCATGATGGAGTTTTTGCACAGTCATTCAAGCGTTGTCATGCAGCCAGAATACAACAGCCCTTATTACTCTGGCATCAATCCGTATGCGTTAGGCTTTTCCATGTTCATGGATATTAAACGGGTATGTCAGTCCCCCACCGAAGAAGACTATAAATATCTTCCAAGTATTGCGGGAAAAGACTGGCTGGAAACCGTGCATTTCGCCATGGAAAACTTTAAAGACGAAAGTTTTATCAGTCAGTTTTTATCCCCTAAAGTTATTCGGGACTTTAAGTTATTCGCCCTTGAAGATGACACCACCAAACCCTTTATTGCGGTGAGCGCTATTCATGACGAAATGGGTTATCAAATTATTAAAGAGAAGCTGTCAGCTCAATACAATTTGAGTAATTTAGAGCCTAACATTCAGGTACACAACGTTGATGTGCGAGGCGACCGTTCGCTTACTCTTCGCTATATTCCTCAGCGAGGTATTCCGCTAGGCGATTCAAAAGATGAAGTTATGCGCCACCTGCACAGGCTTTGGAAATTCGATGTACGCTTAGAGCAAGACAATGGTGATGATGGTATTGACGTGATATCAGAGTGTAAACGTGCACCGCAGGCATAA
- a CDS encoding YeaH/YhbH family protein — protein sequence MAHFIDRRLNSKGKSTVNRQRFIKRYKQQIKRAVSDAVGKRSVTDLDSGEQISIPAKDISEPIFHTGRGGSRDIVHPGNDQFTAGDKIDRPPGGGGKGAGEGDASNEGEGQDEFVFSISKDEYLDLLFEDLALPNLKKNQFDKVTQYETYRAGYQTDGVPSNLDIVRSLKGSVARRIALSGSDRKKLRELEEKLALLIEDKHDNTLAINALNEEIEALKAKIARVPFIDTFDLRFKNYDKRPLPSSKAVMFCLMDVSGSMDQATKDMAKRFYILLYLFLTRTYENVDVVYIRHHTQAKEVDEQEFFYSQETGGTIVSSALKLMDEVVRERYSDGNWNIYAAQASDGDNWADDSPQCRDLLAAKLLPATRHYAYIEITERQHQSLWREYEKVAATHDNFVCKHIQTQADIYPVFRELFKRSEQDAQQGA from the coding sequence ATGGCGCATTTTATTGACCGAAGGTTAAACAGCAAAGGTAAAAGCACGGTAAACCGCCAACGCTTTATTAAGCGCTACAAACAGCAGATAAAACGGGCTGTTTCCGATGCAGTGGGCAAACGTTCTGTTACCGATTTAGATTCTGGCGAGCAAATTAGCATTCCAGCCAAAGATATTTCTGAACCGATTTTTCATACCGGCCGCGGCGGCAGCAGAGATATTGTCCACCCCGGCAACGACCAATTCACAGCGGGTGATAAAATAGATAGACCGCCAGGTGGCGGTGGCAAGGGCGCAGGCGAAGGCGACGCTAGCAATGAAGGCGAAGGCCAAGATGAGTTCGTATTTTCTATATCCAAAGACGAATATTTAGACCTACTTTTTGAAGATTTAGCGCTTCCCAACCTAAAGAAAAATCAATTTGATAAAGTCACCCAATACGAAACCTATCGCGCAGGTTATCAGACCGATGGCGTGCCAAGTAATTTAGATATTGTTCGCTCACTCAAAGGCTCTGTGGCAAGGCGTATTGCCTTAAGCGGAAGTGATAGAAAGAAACTGAGAGAGCTTGAAGAAAAACTTGCACTGCTTATAGAAGACAAGCACGACAATACGTTAGCCATAAATGCATTAAATGAAGAAATTGAAGCACTTAAAGCCAAAATAGCCCGCGTGCCTTTTATTGATACTTTCGATTTGCGCTTTAAGAACTATGACAAGCGTCCGCTTCCCTCAAGCAAAGCCGTAATGTTTTGTTTAATGGACGTATCTGGTTCTATGGACCAAGCCACCAAAGACATGGCTAAACGGTTTTATATTTTGCTATATCTCTTCTTAACGCGAACCTATGAAAACGTAGACGTGGTGTACATTCGCCATCACACCCAAGCGAAAGAAGTAGACGAGCAGGAGTTTTTCTATTCTCAAGAAACCGGCGGCACTATTGTTTCAAGTGCATTAAAGCTGATGGATGAAGTAGTGCGAGAACGCTATAGCGATGGGAATTGGAATATTTATGCGGCGCAGGCTTCAGATGGCGATAACTGGGCTGATGACTCGCCGCAATGTCGTGACTTACTTGCCGCTAAGTTGTTACCAGCAACCCGTCATTATGCCTATATCGAAATAACTGAAAGACAGCACCAAAGTTTGTGGCGTGAATACGAGAAAGTGGCCGCCACTCACGACAACTTTGTATGTAAGCACATACAAACACAGGCCGACATCTACCCTGTGTTCAGAGAGCTATTCAAACGCTCTGAACAAGATGCGCAGCAAGGAGCCTAA
- a CDS encoding PrkA family serine protein kinase yields MGIFEHYQSRYEERKQEEFTIGEFLEICKEDQTAYANAAERLLQAIGEPELIDTANDPALSRIFSNRVISRYPAFSEFYGMEEAIEQIVSYLKHAAQGLEEKKQILYLLGPVGGGKSSLAERLKELMQHVPIYMLKGSPVNDHPFCLFDVKEDGDILQKEYGIPKRYLKTIMSPWARKRLHEFNGDITQFKVVRVYPSVLDQVGIAKTEPGDENNQDISALVGKVDIRRLEQYAQNDPDAYSYSGSLCKANQGLMEFVEMFKAPIKVLHPLLTATQEGNYNPTEGFSALPFDGLILAHSNESEWQSFRNNKNNEAFLDRVYIVKVPYCLRVREEIKIYKKLLDSSELNGAPCAPDTLECLAQFTVLSRLKEPENSSMFSKMRVYDGESLKDTDPKAKSYQEYKDYAGVDEGMEGLSTRFAFKILSRVFNFDHQEVAANPVHLFYVLERQIEREQFPQETADKYLEFLKGYLIPRYVEFIGKEIQTAYLESYSEYGQNLFDRYVTYADFWIQDQEYRDPETGQLFDRASLNAELEKTEKPAGISNPKDFRNEIVNFVLRARANNGGKNPAWTSYEKLRTVIEKKMFSNTEDLLPVISFNTKGSAEEQKKHDDFVNRMTEKGYTQKQVRLLCEWYLRVRKAS; encoded by the coding sequence ATGGGTATTTTTGAACACTATCAAAGTCGCTATGAAGAGCGAAAACAAGAAGAGTTCACCATTGGGGAGTTCCTTGAAATTTGTAAAGAGGATCAAACCGCTTATGCAAATGCAGCAGAACGTTTGCTACAAGCTATTGGTGAGCCTGAATTAATCGACACTGCCAACGATCCGGCGCTAAGCCGCATTTTCTCAAACCGCGTTATTTCTCGTTATCCAGCTTTTTCAGAATTCTATGGCATGGAAGAGGCCATAGAACAAATCGTTTCTTACCTTAAACACGCTGCACAAGGTCTTGAAGAGAAGAAACAAATTCTCTATTTGCTCGGCCCAGTGGGTGGCGGTAAATCGTCTCTGGCAGAGAGACTTAAAGAACTGATGCAGCACGTACCTATTTACATGCTGAAAGGCTCGCCTGTTAACGACCATCCATTCTGTCTGTTTGATGTCAAAGAAGATGGCGACATTTTACAAAAAGAGTACGGCATTCCTAAGCGCTACTTAAAAACCATCATGTCTCCGTGGGCACGCAAACGCCTGCATGAATTCAATGGCGATATTACCCAGTTTAAGGTGGTTCGCGTTTATCCGTCAGTGCTCGACCAGGTGGGTATCGCTAAAACCGAACCCGGTGACGAAAACAACCAAGACATTTCTGCACTCGTTGGTAAGGTAGACATTCGCCGCCTAGAGCAGTACGCACAAAACGACCCTGACGCTTACAGCTATTCAGGCTCACTGTGCAAGGCCAATCAGGGCTTAATGGAATTTGTAGAGATGTTTAAAGCACCGATTAAAGTGCTGCATCCACTACTAACCGCTACACAAGAGGGCAACTACAACCCAACAGAAGGCTTCTCTGCCCTTCCCTTCGATGGACTTATACTTGCACACTCAAACGAATCTGAGTGGCAATCGTTCAGGAACAATAAAAATAACGAGGCCTTCCTAGATCGTGTTTATATTGTCAAAGTACCGTACTGTTTACGAGTACGTGAAGAGATTAAGATTTACAAAAAATTGTTGGATAGCAGTGAGCTAAATGGTGCCCCCTGTGCACCAGATACATTAGAGTGTCTGGCACAATTCACCGTATTGTCGCGCTTAAAAGAACCAGAAAACTCCAGCATGTTTTCTAAAATGCGCGTATACGATGGCGAAAGCCTGAAAGACACCGACCCGAAAGCCAAGTCTTATCAGGAGTACAAAGATTACGCCGGAGTTGATGAAGGCATGGAGGGTTTGTCCACCCGCTTTGCCTTTAAAATTCTTTCTCGCGTGTTTAACTTCGATCACCAAGAAGTGGCGGCAAATCCTGTACACCTGTTTTATGTTCTAGAACGTCAAATTGAACGAGAGCAATTTCCTCAAGAAACTGCCGACAAGTATTTGGAGTTCTTAAAAGGTTACCTAATTCCTCGCTATGTGGAGTTCATTGGTAAAGAGATTCAAACGGCTTACTTAGAGTCCTATTCTGAATACGGTCAGAATCTGTTTGACCGCTATGTCACCTATGCTGATTTCTGGATCCAAGACCAAGAGTATCGCGACCCTGAAACCGGACAACTTTTTGACAGAGCATCGCTGAATGCTGAGTTAGAGAAAACGGAGAAACCTGCTGGCATCAGTAATCCTAAGGATTTCCGTAACGAAATCGTCAACTTTGTTTTGAGAGCCCGTGCAAATAACGGCGGCAAAAACCCAGCATGGACCAGTTACGAAAAACTTCGCACCGTGATTGAGAAGAAAATGTTTTCTAACACAGAAGATTTGCTGCCGGTTATTTCGTTCAACACCAAAGGCTCCGCTGAAGAGCAGAAAAAGCACGATGACTTTGTAAATCGTATGACCGAGAAGGGATATACGCAAAAACAAGTCAGGTTGCTATGTGAATGGTACCTTCGCGTACGCAAAGCGTCTTAG
- the sodB gene encoding superoxide dismutase [Fe]: MAFELPALPYEQNALEPHISAETLEYHYGKHHATYVTKLNGLVEGTEMESKSLEEIIKSSEGGVFNNAAQVWNHTFYWHCLSPNGGGEPTGALADAINAKWGSFADFQAAFNDKAVNNFGSSWTWLVKTADGSLDIVNTSNAETPISGDDLTPVLTVDLWEHAYYIDYRNARPKYLENFWALVNWEFANSNFA; this comes from the coding sequence ATGGCTTTTGAATTACCAGCATTACCATACGAACAAAATGCACTAGAACCACATATTTCCGCTGAAACGCTTGAATATCACTATGGCAAGCACCACGCTACTTATGTAACTAAGCTTAACGGCCTAGTTGAAGGTACTGAAATGGAAAGCAAAAGCTTAGAAGAAATCATCAAATCTTCTGAAGGCGGTGTTTTCAACAATGCAGCACAAGTATGGAACCACACGTTCTATTGGCATTGCCTTAGTCCAAATGGCGGCGGCGAGCCAACAGGCGCACTAGCTGATGCGATCAACGCAAAATGGGGTTCATTTGCAGACTTCCAAGCAGCGTTCAACGACAAAGCAGTAAACAACTTCGGCTCTAGCTGGACATGGCTAGTTAAAACAGCTGACGGCAGCCTAGACATCGTAAATACCAGCAATGCTGAAACGCCAATCTCTGGTGATGATCTAACGCCAGTGCTAACTGTTGACCTTTGGGAGCACGCTTATTATATCGATTATCGTAACGCGCGCCCTAAATACCTAGAAAATTTCTGGGCATTAGTAAATTGGGAATTCGCAAACAGCAACTTTGCGTAA
- a CDS encoding Grx4 family monothiol glutaredoxin, translating into MDNTENQSTLDRIKQQIEENPILLYMKGSPKLPSCGFSSQASQALMSCGEPFAYVDILQNPDIRAELPKYANWPTFPQLWVEGELVGGCDIIIEMFQQNELQPLIKETAAKYKEAE; encoded by the coding sequence ATGGATAATACTGAAAATCAATCGACGCTAGATAGAATTAAGCAGCAAATCGAAGAAAATCCCATTTTACTATATATGAAAGGCTCACCTAAACTTCCTAGCTGTGGCTTTTCTTCACAAGCATCACAAGCGTTGATGTCATGTGGCGAACCATTTGCGTATGTAGATATCCTGCAAAACCCTGATATTCGCGCCGAACTGCCGAAATACGCCAACTGGCCAACATTTCCGCAACTTTGGGTAGAAGGTGAGCTTGTGGGCGGTTGCGATATTATTATTGAAATGTTCCAACAGAATGAACTACAGCCGCTTATCAAAGAGACCGCTGCAAAGTACAAAGAAGCAGAATAA